Proteins from a single region of Lysinibacillus sp. JNUCC-52:
- a CDS encoding sigma-E processing peptidase SpoIIGA — protein MYGEWLVLINTLYNLAILTFTAKVTGVHVKSTRLLMSSIISSFIAVIGGHMLLTIVLSFIVLIGLAFRFKLRSFQKQGPIVLTATIVIGGLLTALQPYLKNLSVIHFIVLCLLLAFGNLLIFYKQWGFVKLERVSGQFVFQTTLKVFDKVIPLSAFVDTGNQCIEPLSGKPVHFVSYSALRPYLPTAIQDALLQWQETDPYDVSMFSVDYQRLIRFIHVNTVQQQTVVLGFRFDELHIKGESSQVKTNEYIVLTKKAKNFPHSTAAILHFSALSNNS, from the coding sequence ATGTATGGAGAATGGCTGGTGCTCATTAATACGCTTTATAATTTAGCAATATTGACGTTTACAGCAAAAGTTACAGGCGTACATGTAAAGAGTACGAGATTATTAATGAGTTCAATTATTAGTAGTTTTATAGCTGTAATCGGTGGTCACATGCTGCTTACGATTGTACTAAGTTTCATTGTACTAATTGGTCTAGCTTTTCGCTTTAAACTTCGAAGTTTTCAAAAGCAAGGTCCTATTGTACTGACTGCAACGATTGTTATTGGCGGACTGTTAACAGCATTACAACCGTATTTAAAGAATCTTTCTGTCATTCACTTTATTGTACTTTGCTTGTTGCTAGCATTTGGTAATCTTCTTATATTTTATAAGCAATGGGGATTTGTAAAGCTGGAGCGTGTAAGTGGACAGTTTGTATTTCAAACGACCTTAAAGGTTTTTGATAAAGTTATCCCACTTTCGGCATTCGTAGATACAGGGAATCAATGTATCGAGCCGTTGTCAGGAAAACCTGTTCATTTTGTTTCGTATTCGGCACTACGACCTTATTTACCAACAGCAATTCAAGATGCATTATTACAATGGCAGGAAACAGATCCTTACGATGTATCGATGTTTTCAGTAGATTATCAGCGACTAATTCGATTTATTCATGTCAATACAGTGCAACAACAAACCGTTGTCTTAGGCTTTCGCTTTGATGAATTACACATTAAAGGAGAGTCATCACAAGTAAAAACAAATGAATATATCGTATTAACAAAAAAAGCTAAAAATTTTCCGCATAGCACAGCAGCAATTTTACATTTTTCAGCGCTTTCAAATAACTCATAG